Proteins found in one Mytilus edulis chromosome 2, xbMytEdul2.2, whole genome shotgun sequence genomic segment:
- the LOC139513418 gene encoding coiled-coil domain-containing protein CG32809-like isoform X10, with protein sequence MNPTEQVIWRHHNNKARRPRDPHRRATVVTYNPANVRDYEDFETMSNVEGPVSFQRGSFMRNSLPIVRSPPNTYDRAMGMVFLVYQDETKKSDLPNEITHLDTVRALFVRSFQEKLNMEYLSSPRRKIYILDPRTSIYYQLEDLRDIKDRTVLKLLESDSDNPQKVREVPPEKRGKRSDQGIYETPATAITDQVRKAQTLPASMSHSYPVYRDPIYASDYDIYRSPTPDLTRSAPSHHPPVNYAHNALYDSPDRIRGDRSTPDRHNLGPIPENIQMQNGYVPVPQTYQDHDGRGRPTYRQQGPQRGPEQHYRSVSPPVQRSQLPPGDPLRRTMSPTPGSGMQIYDYLHGPGGAGAPGAPPQTYIAKGVRANTMVSPLRASGPPPDTRHQPNRHSLAFTPMSPRSADQPVQRSQSYRITPEREQVPMVPPPPRSITPSPTTDPETRVRMEKMEVQLANLTAWVQTAVVTGSSRESSIRSGASTTPSDLGDSKPPSVVGKDDTDNVNGDKGISDISSQSSHHTIVTQSIKDGILNVARQTSDLKVDLKHLRRIQQLNNESMTDSIQETIKKISKVLTTVPGAEHQVLRQQRSDIDTQCKHYKDDGSKVLRELGDLESSVEEMREDVISRQCRVNLADVEGMALVLSHVTKHLGELRCRFPGLQDHMKKVMSGEMEVVIKEEKFLKDEPDRIEEALKRCKRLTGTLFTLKRLASAQEQRPLHVPSGDRVGGRIATHVDRKELLDNIQAVVPDHQSRLQSIKAADASRERKKKIITQQEALKFGKSLEKATKALKSAAEKEYATKPKSKVDTGCASKGHCEGQDSKPDPSCVIKPQSTSETPLTTKFSVPLTSSTTEKIVLSSSTKGSDGATQRKQIDEKIVRTTSDTKVPPSSLSSTEEENIKRSAAKLSIQKNAARAAFFSSLTTPPTSPSEEKKGVSPDSRDSPTRTTMDYTVRISPCRSTVSGATKYIVKDSTNIKSSSSATRPTAKVSFSSPSSSSSSSDSSPSPNSPILVSARASNIPRFSARPETESREKFTYQKEATVQKPSILKSSGSRSDQNKSKEVTLTGSDKNISFEDKQGENSRSSESILKISDQEKSKEISPSNVQTVPRSQSETVSSPSNKPDVRPKKIPPPPPPRRSSKLVRSGPGLMSPVGQDESKSDIHDSIIVAGNNDGTVKSATTCTSTPKPAIPQKPSRITRDRILSDQSKQTVEKNTNLNGAAIKPKSSVDVKKDSDELGHEDREGSIDSSASSSSSSESQQSVVEKDRSTATTPNGGPSTRKPKPPPPVRKSSLADSFEEKSNSGKTDDVNKS encoded by the exons GCTCGTAGACCCAGAGATCCCCATAGAAGGGCTACGGTAGTGACCTACAACCCAGCCAATGTGAGAGATTATGAAGATTTCGAGACTATGTCTAACGTGGAAGGACCTGTCAGCTTTCAGAGAGGAAGTTTCATGAGGAATAGTTTACCTATTGTCCGTTCTCCACCCAACACTTATGATAGAGCTATGG GTATGGTTTTCTTGGTATATCAAGATGAAACAAAGAAATCTGATCTTCCTAATGAAATCACACACTTAGATACTGTCAGAGCCTTGTTTGTAAGATCCTTCCAAGAGAAACTCAATATGGAGTACTTGTCATCTCCAAggagaaaaatatatatcttagaCCCAAGGACCAGTATTTACTATCAACTGGAAGATTTGAG aGATATTAAGGACAGAACAGTGTTAAAGTTATTGGAGAGTGATAGTGACAATCCTCAGAAAGTCAGAGAAGTACCTCCAGAGAAACGAGGAAAAAGATCTGATCAGGGGATATATGAAACACCAGCAACAGCCATTACAGATCAA GTAAGAAAAGCCCAGACCTTGCCTGCCTCCATGTCACATTCCTACCCTGTGTACAGGGATCCTATATATGCCAGTGATTATGATATCTATAGATCTCCTACTCCAGACTTGACCAGAAGTGCCCCATCACATCATCCACCTGTCAATTATGCACACAACGCATTGTATGATTCACCAGACCGTATCCGAGGTGACCGAAGCACCCCTGATAGACACAACCTTGGACCAATCCCTGAAAATATACAGATGCAGAATGGTTATGTACCAGTACCTCAAACTTACCAAGACCATGATGGTCGAGGCAGACCAACATATCGACAGCAGGGTCCACAAAGAGGTCCAGAACAGCATTATAGGTCAGTGTCTCCACCAGTACAAAGAAGCCAGCTACCTCCTGGTGATCCTTTGAGGAGAACCATGTCTCCTACACCAGGATCTGGTATGCAGATCTATGACTACCTCCATGGACCTGGTGGGGCAGGTGCCCCTGGTGCTCCACCCCAGACTTACATTGCCAAAGGCGTCAGGGCTAATACAATGGTCTCCCCTTTAAGAGCTTCAGGTCCACCTCCTGATACAA gacaTCAGCCAAATCGTCACTCTTTGGCATTCACACCAATGTCACCAAGATCAGCTGATCAACCCGTCCAGAGATCTCAGAGCTATAGGATAACTCCAGAGAGAGAACAAGTACCTATGGTCCCTCCTCCACCTCGCAGTATTACACCCTCACCTACAACTGATCCAGAAACCAG agtaCGCATGGAGAAAATGGAAGTGCAACTTGCCAATTTAACAGCCTGGGTGCAGACGGCAGTTGTAACAGGATCAAGTAGGGAAAGTAGTATAAGAAGTGGGGCTAGTACAACACCATCAGATTTAGGAGACTCTAAGCCACCAAGTGTTGTAGGAA AAGATGACACAGACAACGTCAATGGTGATAAAG GTATATCAGACATATCCTCCCAGTCATCTCATCATACTATTGTTACACAGAGTATTAAAGATGGCATCCTTAATGTTGCTAGACAAACATCAGATTTAAAAGTAGATTTAAAACATTTGCGGAGAATTCAGCAGCTTAATAATGAATCAATGACTGATTCTATACAAGAAACTATCAAAAAGATTTCG AAGGTGCTAACAACAGTTCCTGGAGCTGAACACCAGGTTCTTCGTCAACAACGATCAGATATAGACACACAATGTAAACATTACAAAGATGATGGCAGTAAAGTGCTAAGAGAATTAGG AGATTTAGAATCGTCAGTAGAAGAAATGAGAGAGGATGTGATATCTAGGCAATGTCGAGTAAATCTGGCCGATGTCGAAGGAATGGCTCTTGTTCTTAGTCATGTGACCAAACATCTTGGAGAACTTAGAT GTCGTTTCCCCGGATTACAGGATCATATGAAGAAAGTAATGAGTGGTGAAATGGAAGTAGTCATCAAAGAAGAAAA atttttgaaagaTGAACCTGATAGAATTGAAGAAGCTTTAAAGAGATGTAAAAGGTTAACTGGCACACTTTTTACATTGAAAAG GTTGGCATCAGCTCAGGAACAACGTCCTTTACATGTGCCAAGTGGTGACAGGGTAGGAGGAAGGATAGCTACACATGTAGATAGAAAGGAATTGTTAGACAATATACAGGCTGTTGTTCCTGATCATCAATCAAGACTTCAAAGTATAAAG GCTGCAGATGCTTcaagagaaagaaaaaagaagattATTACCCAACAGGAAGCATTGAAATTtggaaaatcattagagaaagcTACAAAGGCATTAAAATCTGCTGCTGAGAAAGAATATGCTACTAAGCCAAAATCTAAAGTTGATACAGGTTGTGCTAGTAAAGGACATTGTGAAGGTCAGGACTCTAAGCCAGACCCATCATGTGTCATCAAACCTCAATCTACCTCAGAAACTCCATTAACAACGAAATTCTCTGTTCCACTGACTAGTTCTACAACAGAAAAAATTGTTCTGTCTAGTTCAACTAAAGGAAGTGATGGAGCTACTCAGCGAAaacaaattgatgaaaaaatagTAAGAACTACAAGTGATACAAAGGTACCACCTTCTTCACTGTCTTCTACAgaagaagaaaatattaaaagGTCAGCTGCTAAATTGTCCATTCAGAAAAATGCAGCACGAGCAGCCTTCTTTAGTTCTCTTACAACACCCCCTACTTCCCCATCAGAGGAAAAAAAGGGGGTATCTCCTGATTCAAGAGATTCACCAACTCGAACGACAATGGACTACACTGTTCGTATTTCGCCATGTCGTTCAACTGTGTCAGGAGCAACTAAGTATATTGTGAAGGATAGTACTAACATCAAAAGTAGTTCATCAGCAACACGTCCTACAGCAAAAGTGTCATTTTCATCaccatcgtcatcatcatcatcgagTGATTCTAGTCCTTCACCAAACTCTCCTATTTTAGTAAGTGCTAGAGCTTCAAATATTCCTAGGTTTTCTGCTAGGCCAGAAACTGAATCTCGAGAAAAATTTACATATCAAAAAGAGGCAACTGTGCAAAAACCTTCTATTTTGAAAAGTTCTGGTTCAAGAAGTGACCAAAACAAATCAAAGGAGGTGACATTGACAGGAAGTGATAAAAACATTTCTTTTGAAGATAAACAAGGAGAAAATTCAAGGTCAAGTGAATCAATTCTTAAAATCAGTGATCAAGAAAAATCTAAGGAAATTTCTCCCTCAAATGTACAAACAGTGCCAAGATCTCAGTCAGAAACAGTATCAAGTCCATCAAATAAACCTGATGTTCGACCAAAGAAAATCCCTCCTCCACCTCCTCCTAGACGGAGTAGTAAACTTGTTAGGAGTGGCCCTGGACTAATGTCTCCTGTGGGTCAGGATGAAAGTAAATCTGACATTCATGATTCAATCATCGTAGCGGGAAATAATGATGGAACCGTGAAATCTGCAACTACTTGTACTTCTACACCAAAACCTGCTATTCCTCAAAAACCTTCTAGAATTACTCGCGATCGAATCTTATCTGATCAGTCTAAACAGAcagtagaaaaaaatacaaatttaaatggTGCAGCCATTAAACCTAAATCATCTGTTGATGTGAAAAAAGATTCAGATGAGTTAGGACATGAAGATCGTGAAGGCAGCATAGATAGCAGTGCTAGTTCTAGTAGTAGTAGTGAATCACAACAAAGTGTTGTAGAAAAAGACAGATCTACAGCCACAACACCAAATGGGGGACCCTCAACCAGGAAACCTAAACCCCCACCACCCGTTAGGAAATCTAGTCTAGCTGATAGTTTTGAAGAAAAATCAAACAGTGGTAAAACTGATGATGTTAATAAAAGTTAA
- the LOC139513418 gene encoding coiled-coil domain-containing protein CG32809-like isoform X12 yields the protein MGMVFLVYQDETKKSDLPNEITHLDTVRALFVRSFQEKLNMEYLSSPRRKIYILDPRTSIYYQLEDLRDIKDRTVLKLLESDSDNPQKVREVPPEKRGKRSDQGIYETPATAITDQVRKAQTLPASMSHSYPVYRDPIYASDYDIYRSPTPDLTRSAPSHHPPVNYAHNALYDSPDRIRGDRSTPDRHNLGPIPENIQMQNGYVPVPQTYQDHDGRGRPTYRQQGPQRGPEQHYRSVSPPVQRSQLPPGDPLRRTMSPTPGSGMQIYDYLHGPGGAGAPGAPPQTYIAKGVRANTMVSPLRASGPPPDTRHQPNRHSLAFTPMSPRSADQPVQRSQSYRITPEREQVPMVPPPPRSITPSPTTDPETRVRMEKMEVQLANLTAWVQTAVVTGSSRESSIRSGASTTPSDLGDSKPPSVVGKDDTDNVNGDKGISDISSQSSHHTIVTQSIKDGILNVARQTSDLKVDLKHLRRIQQLNNESMTDSIQETIKKISKVLTTVPGAEHQVLRQQRSDIDTQCKHYKDDGSKVLRELGDLESSVEEMREDVISRQCRVNLADVEGMALVLSHVTKHLGELRCRFPGLQDHMKKVMSGEMEVVIKEEKFLKDEPDRIEEALKRCKRLTGTLFTLKRLASAQEQRPLHVPSGDRVGGRIATHVDRKELLDNIQAVVPDHQSRLQSIKAADASRERKKKIITQQEALKFGKSLEKATKALKSAAEKEYATKPKSKVDTGCASKGHCEGQDSKPDPSCVIKPQSTSETPLTTKFSVPLTSSTTEKIVLSSSTKGSDGATQRKQIDEKIVRTTSDTKVPPSSLSSTEEENIKRSAAKLSIQKNAARAAFFSSLTTPPTSPSEEKKGVSPDSRDSPTRTTMDYTVRISPCRSTVSGATKYIVKDSTNIKSSSSATRPTAKVSFSSPSSSSSSSDSSPSPNSPILVSARASNIPRFSARPETESREKFTYQKEATVQKPSILKSSGSRSDQNKSKEVTLTGSDKNISFEDKQGENSRSSESILKISDQEKSKEISPSNVQTVPRSQSETVSSPSNKPDVRPKKIPPPPPPRRSSKLVRSGPGLMSPVGQDESKSDIHDSIIVAGNNDGTVKSATTCTSTPKPAIPQKPSRITRDRILSDQSKQTVEKNTNLNGAAIKPKSSVDVKKDSDELGHEDREGSIDSSASSSSSSESQQSVVEKDRSTATTPNGGPSTRKPKPPPPVRKSSLADSFEEKSNSGKTDDVNKS from the exons ATGG GTATGGTTTTCTTGGTATATCAAGATGAAACAAAGAAATCTGATCTTCCTAATGAAATCACACACTTAGATACTGTCAGAGCCTTGTTTGTAAGATCCTTCCAAGAGAAACTCAATATGGAGTACTTGTCATCTCCAAggagaaaaatatatatcttagaCCCAAGGACCAGTATTTACTATCAACTGGAAGATTTGAG aGATATTAAGGACAGAACAGTGTTAAAGTTATTGGAGAGTGATAGTGACAATCCTCAGAAAGTCAGAGAAGTACCTCCAGAGAAACGAGGAAAAAGATCTGATCAGGGGATATATGAAACACCAGCAACAGCCATTACAGATCAA GTAAGAAAAGCCCAGACCTTGCCTGCCTCCATGTCACATTCCTACCCTGTGTACAGGGATCCTATATATGCCAGTGATTATGATATCTATAGATCTCCTACTCCAGACTTGACCAGAAGTGCCCCATCACATCATCCACCTGTCAATTATGCACACAACGCATTGTATGATTCACCAGACCGTATCCGAGGTGACCGAAGCACCCCTGATAGACACAACCTTGGACCAATCCCTGAAAATATACAGATGCAGAATGGTTATGTACCAGTACCTCAAACTTACCAAGACCATGATGGTCGAGGCAGACCAACATATCGACAGCAGGGTCCACAAAGAGGTCCAGAACAGCATTATAGGTCAGTGTCTCCACCAGTACAAAGAAGCCAGCTACCTCCTGGTGATCCTTTGAGGAGAACCATGTCTCCTACACCAGGATCTGGTATGCAGATCTATGACTACCTCCATGGACCTGGTGGGGCAGGTGCCCCTGGTGCTCCACCCCAGACTTACATTGCCAAAGGCGTCAGGGCTAATACAATGGTCTCCCCTTTAAGAGCTTCAGGTCCACCTCCTGATACAA gacaTCAGCCAAATCGTCACTCTTTGGCATTCACACCAATGTCACCAAGATCAGCTGATCAACCCGTCCAGAGATCTCAGAGCTATAGGATAACTCCAGAGAGAGAACAAGTACCTATGGTCCCTCCTCCACCTCGCAGTATTACACCCTCACCTACAACTGATCCAGAAACCAG agtaCGCATGGAGAAAATGGAAGTGCAACTTGCCAATTTAACAGCCTGGGTGCAGACGGCAGTTGTAACAGGATCAAGTAGGGAAAGTAGTATAAGAAGTGGGGCTAGTACAACACCATCAGATTTAGGAGACTCTAAGCCACCAAGTGTTGTAGGAA AAGATGACACAGACAACGTCAATGGTGATAAAG GTATATCAGACATATCCTCCCAGTCATCTCATCATACTATTGTTACACAGAGTATTAAAGATGGCATCCTTAATGTTGCTAGACAAACATCAGATTTAAAAGTAGATTTAAAACATTTGCGGAGAATTCAGCAGCTTAATAATGAATCAATGACTGATTCTATACAAGAAACTATCAAAAAGATTTCG AAGGTGCTAACAACAGTTCCTGGAGCTGAACACCAGGTTCTTCGTCAACAACGATCAGATATAGACACACAATGTAAACATTACAAAGATGATGGCAGTAAAGTGCTAAGAGAATTAGG AGATTTAGAATCGTCAGTAGAAGAAATGAGAGAGGATGTGATATCTAGGCAATGTCGAGTAAATCTGGCCGATGTCGAAGGAATGGCTCTTGTTCTTAGTCATGTGACCAAACATCTTGGAGAACTTAGAT GTCGTTTCCCCGGATTACAGGATCATATGAAGAAAGTAATGAGTGGTGAAATGGAAGTAGTCATCAAAGAAGAAAA atttttgaaagaTGAACCTGATAGAATTGAAGAAGCTTTAAAGAGATGTAAAAGGTTAACTGGCACACTTTTTACATTGAAAAG GTTGGCATCAGCTCAGGAACAACGTCCTTTACATGTGCCAAGTGGTGACAGGGTAGGAGGAAGGATAGCTACACATGTAGATAGAAAGGAATTGTTAGACAATATACAGGCTGTTGTTCCTGATCATCAATCAAGACTTCAAAGTATAAAG GCTGCAGATGCTTcaagagaaagaaaaaagaagattATTACCCAACAGGAAGCATTGAAATTtggaaaatcattagagaaagcTACAAAGGCATTAAAATCTGCTGCTGAGAAAGAATATGCTACTAAGCCAAAATCTAAAGTTGATACAGGTTGTGCTAGTAAAGGACATTGTGAAGGTCAGGACTCTAAGCCAGACCCATCATGTGTCATCAAACCTCAATCTACCTCAGAAACTCCATTAACAACGAAATTCTCTGTTCCACTGACTAGTTCTACAACAGAAAAAATTGTTCTGTCTAGTTCAACTAAAGGAAGTGATGGAGCTACTCAGCGAAaacaaattgatgaaaaaatagTAAGAACTACAAGTGATACAAAGGTACCACCTTCTTCACTGTCTTCTACAgaagaagaaaatattaaaagGTCAGCTGCTAAATTGTCCATTCAGAAAAATGCAGCACGAGCAGCCTTCTTTAGTTCTCTTACAACACCCCCTACTTCCCCATCAGAGGAAAAAAAGGGGGTATCTCCTGATTCAAGAGATTCACCAACTCGAACGACAATGGACTACACTGTTCGTATTTCGCCATGTCGTTCAACTGTGTCAGGAGCAACTAAGTATATTGTGAAGGATAGTACTAACATCAAAAGTAGTTCATCAGCAACACGTCCTACAGCAAAAGTGTCATTTTCATCaccatcgtcatcatcatcatcgagTGATTCTAGTCCTTCACCAAACTCTCCTATTTTAGTAAGTGCTAGAGCTTCAAATATTCCTAGGTTTTCTGCTAGGCCAGAAACTGAATCTCGAGAAAAATTTACATATCAAAAAGAGGCAACTGTGCAAAAACCTTCTATTTTGAAAAGTTCTGGTTCAAGAAGTGACCAAAACAAATCAAAGGAGGTGACATTGACAGGAAGTGATAAAAACATTTCTTTTGAAGATAAACAAGGAGAAAATTCAAGGTCAAGTGAATCAATTCTTAAAATCAGTGATCAAGAAAAATCTAAGGAAATTTCTCCCTCAAATGTACAAACAGTGCCAAGATCTCAGTCAGAAACAGTATCAAGTCCATCAAATAAACCTGATGTTCGACCAAAGAAAATCCCTCCTCCACCTCCTCCTAGACGGAGTAGTAAACTTGTTAGGAGTGGCCCTGGACTAATGTCTCCTGTGGGTCAGGATGAAAGTAAATCTGACATTCATGATTCAATCATCGTAGCGGGAAATAATGATGGAACCGTGAAATCTGCAACTACTTGTACTTCTACACCAAAACCTGCTATTCCTCAAAAACCTTCTAGAATTACTCGCGATCGAATCTTATCTGATCAGTCTAAACAGAcagtagaaaaaaatacaaatttaaatggTGCAGCCATTAAACCTAAATCATCTGTTGATGTGAAAAAAGATTCAGATGAGTTAGGACATGAAGATCGTGAAGGCAGCATAGATAGCAGTGCTAGTTCTAGTAGTAGTAGTGAATCACAACAAAGTGTTGTAGAAAAAGACAGATCTACAGCCACAACACCAAATGGGGGACCCTCAACCAGGAAACCTAAACCCCCACCACCCGTTAGGAAATCTAGTCTAGCTGATAGTTTTGAAGAAAAATCAAACAGTGGTAAAACTGATGATGTTAATAAAAGTTAA